Proteins encoded in a region of the Triticum dicoccoides isolate Atlit2015 ecotype Zavitan chromosome 3A, WEW_v2.0, whole genome shotgun sequence genome:
- the LOC119272660 gene encoding protein HESO1-like translates to MPFRTGFSMIVIVRDFSLVGECIEEVLSVIKPTEDDRNKRLETIQEFVNSIYSAADLGGSSVKPFGSFASNLYAKSGDLDVSVELSNDPDSLTTKKKKQALRVKRINALSEVRRVLQIKGVARDVQFIPTARVPVLSYVSNKFGISCDISIDNYPGRIKSRVLYWLNTLDKRFGDMVLLVKEWAKAQNINDPKNGTLNSYSLFLLVIFYFQTCTPAIFPPMNEFFDVDDPAGETKLACL, encoded by the exons ATGCCGTTTCGGACT GGTTTCAGCATGATTGTGATTGTGCGGGACTTTTCTTTAGTGGGGGAGTGTATTGAGGAAGTTCTCTCTGTAATCAAGCCGACGGAGGACGATCGAAACAAACGTCTGGAAACAATTCAAGAGTTTGTGAATTCCATCTATTCAGCTGCTGATTTGGGAGGTAGCT CTGTCAAACCTTTTGGATCCTTCGCATCAAATCTTTATGCAAAATCAGGTGATTTGGATGTATCGGTTGAGCTGTCAAATGACCCTGACTCCCTTACAACCAAGAAAAAGAAGCAAGCCTTGAGAGTCAAAAGAATAAATGCCTTGAGTGAAGTAAGGAGAGTTTTACAAATCAAAG GTGTTGCTAGGGATGTGCAGTTCATTCCTACTGCAAGGGTTCCAGTTCTTAGTTATGTGAGCAACAAATTTGGCATTTCCTGTGATATATCCATCGATAACTACCCTGGTCGAATTAAATCCAGAGTGCTATACTGGCTCAATACTCTAGATAAGCGCTTTGGTGATATGGTTTTGTTG GTCAAGGAATGGGCAAAAGCTCAAAACATTAATGATCCAAAAAACGGAACCCTGAACTCATATTCGCTTTTCTTACTTGTCATCTTTTATTTCCAG ACTTGTACGCCTGCAATTTTTCCACCTATGAACGAGTTTTTTGATGTGGACGATCCAGCAGGCGAGACAAAATTGGCTTGTTTGTGA
- the LOC119269570 gene encoding uncharacterized protein LOC119269570 — protein sequence MPNEIKLEGVKNYLSWSRRALLILRTKGLEGFVSGEAEEPGDKKTSEWRTWSSTNSLIVAWLLNSLSPTITATVETISTATEVWKTLSKLYSGEGNVMLIAETEERVGELIQGENSVMEYVAELQRLWADLDHYDPLDLPHADCIAAARKWIERRRVMQFLKGLNSEFEARRATLFHQPTLPALEDAIAAMAQEEVRLKLMKNNTTTPSHPAFIAIDYKSRECFNCGEKGHLIRSCTAPRRNMRGRGRGYNRGGLRGGRGQGYSGGQRANVAVSEEGSSLATQEESKKRTESTGDKDHEDCSYGNFAHFVSTDEGEANGEEAWDWNQA from the exons ATGCCAAATGAAATTAAGCTGGAAGGTGTTAAGAATTATTTGAGCTGGTCAAGAAGGGCGCTACTCATCTTGAGGACTAAAGGGCTTGAGGGCTTTGTCAGTGGTGAGGCAGAGGAGCCAGGAGACAAGAAAACTTCAGAATGGAGGACATGGAGCAGTACCAACTCTTTGATAGtggcatggttgttgaactccttgTCTCCAACCATAACTGCAACTGTTGAGACTATCTCAACTGCTACTGAGGTATGGAAAACCCTCTCAAAACTGTACTCAGGTGAAGGGAATGTGATGTTAATAGCTGAAACAGAGGAGAGAGTTGGTGAACTCATACAAGGGGAAAATTCTGTGATGGAGTATGTTGCTGAACTGCAGCGTTTGTGGGCTGATTTAGATCACTATGATCCTCTGGATTTGCCACATGCAGATTGCATAGCAGCTGCTAGAAAATGGATTGAACGCAGACGAGTGATGCAGTTTCTCAAAGGATTGAACTCTGAATTTGAGGCGAGACGTGCTACTTTATTTCATCAACCTACTCTACCTGCCTTAGAGGATGCCATAGCAGCAATGGCACAGGAGGAGGTCCGATTAAAGTTGATGAAGAACAATACAACGACTCCATCTCATCCAGCCTTCATAGCAATCGACTATAAGAGCAGAGAATGCTTCAACTGCGGTGAGAAGGGTCATTTGATTCGTTCTTGCACGGCTCCACGTAGGAACATGCGTGGAAGGGGGAgaggatataaccgaggtggattaaggGGAGGCCGAGGCCAGGGATACTCTGGTGGTCAAAGGGCAAATGTGGCAGTCTCAGAAGAAGGATCCTCACTCGCAACCCAAGAAGAATCAAAGAAAAGAACAGAAAGCACAGGTGATAAGGATCATGAGGATTGTAGTTACGGCAACTTTGCTCACTTTGTATCTACAGATGAAG GAGAGGCAAACGGGGAAGAGGCTTGGGACTGGAACCAGGCGTAA